The following proteins are co-located in the Chloroflexota bacterium genome:
- a CDS encoding class I SAM-dependent methyltransferase, with protein sequence MTEWWQDLFDEKYLKLFREARDPLRTAQEIEGITALLGLNGVQEGAEILDLACGYGRISVPLAQIGYSMTGLDLSTVLLDSARETTAQSDQDVSWQQGDMRELPEQWTGRFDAVINIFSAFGYFEDPAENQRVLSEVQRVLKPGGVFIVDLTHRDYIMSSFRPTDWFEIDDLLVCTSREFDPISGMNQEYWLWADERGERHMLSFRVHVYTATELTRMLSQAELEPVAYYGALAAPPDLLPFQALSRRLVVVSRKDQPSLENSDGRKE encoded by the coding sequence ATGACTGAGTGGTGGCAAGATCTGTTCGACGAAAAATACCTCAAGCTTTTTCGCGAGGCGCGCGATCCACTTCGGACAGCCCAGGAAATCGAGGGAATAACCGCGCTGCTGGGCCTGAACGGTGTGCAGGAAGGGGCTGAGATTCTTGATCTGGCCTGCGGCTACGGTCGCATCAGTGTGCCCCTGGCTCAGATCGGCTATTCTATGACCGGCCTTGATCTTTCCACTGTTCTGCTGGACAGTGCCCGGGAAACGACAGCGCAATCGGACCAGGATGTTTCCTGGCAGCAGGGTGACATGCGCGAGCTACCCGAGCAATGGACCGGTCGATTCGATGCGGTGATCAACATCTTTTCGGCTTTCGGTTACTTTGAGGATCCTGCAGAGAACCAACGAGTACTCTCCGAGGTTCAGCGCGTGCTCAAACCTGGCGGGGTCTTCATCGTCGATCTGACCCATCGCGATTACATCATGAGCTCTTTTCGCCCCACCGATTGGTTCGAGATCGATGATCTATTGGTCTGCACCAGCCGCGAATTCGATCCGATCAGCGGCATGAATCAGGAATACTGGCTGTGGGCCGATGAACGTGGTGAGCGGCACATGTTGTCCTTCAGAGTGCATGTTTATACGGCAACCGAATTGACACGAATGCTGTCGCAAGCAGAACTTGAGCCAGTTGCCTATTATGGAGCGCTTGCGGCACCTCCTGATCTTCTCCCATTTCAAGCTTTATCCCGCCGCCTTGTCGTTGTATCGCGCAAAGATCAACCATCCCTGGAGAATTCGGATGGCAGGAAGGAATGA
- a CDS encoding peptidylprolyl isomerase, with translation MKTSQEETTATSDQPGDAVEEVVESPDQQEASDVGGKKPIPAAGDERPLGSLSLEERAEMFDSAPDMIIDPEGVYVATIETAKGDIVVEMYSQEAPQSVNNFVVLANLGFFDGMNWHQVPQPDQHFAVLSGDPLDNGESGPGYTIPAEILVPHRAGAMGWARLPDQSNPGMDSNGSTFYITNQETPFLDGGYSVFGQVIEGLEVVDQIVEGDKIIQVSIDQADERKAPTPPPPTATPEPLSPVLDPDGGRPLAEIPPEQRQGIFNAPPAMQLEPGVDYLARITTEKGDILVDLHEEQVPNTVNNFVVLADLGFYDNTTFHRVIEEFMAQAGDPTGTGSGGAGYRFSDEFVPELTHDSAGLLSMANAGPNTNGTQFFITLAETPWLDGKHTVFGKVIEGMEVVDSISLRDPQAASKPGDLIKSITIETR, from the coding sequence GTGAAGACATCGCAGGAGGAGACAACCGCCACAAGCGATCAACCAGGCGATGCTGTCGAGGAAGTTGTTGAGTCCCCTGATCAGCAGGAGGCAAGCGATGTTGGCGGAAAGAAACCGATACCCGCCGCGGGCGACGAACGTCCGCTTGGCAGCCTTTCCCTTGAAGAGCGCGCCGAGATGTTCGACTCTGCCCCCGATATGATCATCGATCCAGAGGGAGTTTATGTCGCGACCATCGAAACCGCCAAGGGCGATATCGTGGTCGAGATGTATTCGCAGGAAGCGCCTCAAAGCGTCAACAACTTCGTCGTACTGGCCAATCTCGGCTTTTTTGACGGCATGAACTGGCACCAGGTACCCCAGCCCGACCAACACTTTGCCGTTCTCAGCGGTGATCCGCTGGACAATGGCGAAAGCGGACCGGGATACACGATCCCGGCGGAGATACTGGTACCGCATCGGGCAGGCGCCATGGGATGGGCCCGCCTTCCAGACCAGAGCAATCCCGGGATGGACAGCAATGGCAGCACCTTCTACATTACCAACCAGGAGACGCCCTTTCTGGATGGTGGCTATTCGGTGTTTGGTCAGGTCATCGAGGGGCTCGAGGTCGTCGATCAAATCGTTGAGGGTGATAAGATCATCCAGGTTTCTATCGATCAGGCCGACGAGCGAAAGGCACCCACACCGCCACCGCCCACAGCGACCCCAGAACCGCTATCCCCTGTCCTCGATCCGGACGGTGGCCGCCCTCTGGCAGAGATTCCCCCGGAGCAACGGCAAGGCATATTCAATGCCCCACCGGCGATGCAACTGGAGCCGGGTGTCGACTACCTGGCCCGAATCACTACAGAAAAGGGAGACATACTTGTCGATCTTCACGAGGAACAAGTACCCAATACGGTGAACAACTTCGTCGTACTGGCAGATTTGGGATTTTATGATAACACCACCTTCCATCGCGTCATCGAGGAATTCATGGCTCAGGCCGGCGACCCAACTGGTACAGGAAGCGGTGGGGCAGGATATCGGTTCTCCGATGAGTTTGTTCCCGAATTGACCCACGACTCGGCGGGCCTGCTCAGCATGGCAAACGCCGGGCCCAACACCAACGGTACTCAGTTCTTTATCACCCTGGCCGAGACCCCCTGGCTCGACGGCAAACACACCGTATTCGGCAAGGTAATCGAGGGCATGGAGGTGGTCGACTCGATCAGCCTGCGCGATCCCCAGGCTGCTTCCAAGCCCGGTGACCTGATCAAAAGCATCACCATCGAGACGCGCTGA
- a CDS encoding nucleotide sugar dehydrogenase produces MSLQEKIAHKQATIAIIGLGYVGLPHASAFGETGFSVIGIDIDSDRVNRINQGISDIPDVLSTQIASLVRHGALEATTDYRRLVNADIILICVPTPFDNMKTPDLSYIIAAAEGILPHLHNESMVILQSTTFPGTTEEIVQPILEQGGLQAGRNFHLVFSPERIDPGNKDYSAHNIPKVVGGLTPGCTEMACMLFAHLTPDIHPVSTPRAAEMTKLLENIFRSVNIALVNELAMLMERMQIDIWEVIDAAKTKPFGFMPFTPGPGVGGHCIPVDPYYLSWKAREFDFYTKFIELAAEVNADMPDHVVRRISDGLNLYGISMRDARVLILGVAFKADIDDARNSPARRVIELLLKAGARVSFHDPHVLKLNVGGNALHRPGVLLESEALHPALDRADAVAILTNHSSVDYAEVVARSRILIDAVNATGDIPGAGKRVIKVGVPLPDRGAETILES; encoded by the coding sequence ATGTCCCTTCAAGAGAAGATCGCGCACAAACAAGCGACTATTGCCATCATCGGCCTGGGATACGTCGGTCTTCCCCACGCGTCGGCATTCGGGGAAACCGGCTTCTCTGTGATTGGCATCGACATCGATTCGGATCGGGTGAACAGAATCAACCAGGGAATCAGCGATATTCCTGACGTGCTGTCGACGCAGATCGCCTCCCTGGTGAGACACGGCGCCCTGGAGGCAACGACCGACTACAGGCGTCTGGTGAACGCTGACATCATCCTGATCTGTGTGCCCACACCGTTTGACAACATGAAGACGCCAGACCTGAGTTACATCATCGCGGCAGCTGAAGGCATTCTGCCACATCTGCACAACGAAAGCATGGTGATCCTGCAAAGTACTACTTTCCCGGGAACCACCGAGGAGATTGTGCAACCGATCCTGGAACAGGGTGGACTTCAGGCAGGTCGGAACTTCCACCTGGTTTTTTCGCCCGAGCGCATTGATCCCGGAAACAAGGATTACAGCGCCCACAATATTCCCAAGGTCGTAGGTGGCTTGACGCCAGGCTGCACAGAGATGGCCTGCATGCTGTTTGCCCATCTTACGCCAGATATCCATCCCGTCTCGACTCCCCGGGCAGCAGAGATGACCAAGCTGTTGGAGAACATCTTTCGCAGCGTCAACATTGCCCTGGTGAACGAGCTGGCAATGCTCATGGAACGGATGCAGATCGATATCTGGGAAGTGATCGATGCCGCAAAAACCAAACCTTTTGGCTTCATGCCCTTCACACCAGGTCCCGGTGTTGGCGGGCATTGTATCCCGGTGGATCCCTATTATCTCTCCTGGAAAGCCCGCGAATTCGATTTTTACACCAAGTTCATCGAACTGGCCGCTGAAGTCAACGCCGATATGCCTGACCATGTTGTGCGAAGAATCTCTGATGGGCTGAATCTGTACGGCATTTCGATGCGAGACGCGAGGGTGCTGATTTTAGGCGTAGCATTCAAGGCAGATATTGACGATGCCCGGAACTCGCCGGCCCGGCGAGTCATCGAACTTCTGTTGAAAGCGGGCGCCCGGGTATCTTTCCACGATCCACATGTGCTCAAACTGAATGTGGGAGGAAACGCATTGCACCGACCAGGTGTCCTGCTGGAGTCGGAGGCCCTGCACCCGGCTCTCGATCGGGCCGATGCCGTGGCGATCCTCACCAACCACTCGTCCGTTGACTACGCTGAGGTGGTCGCTCGTTCTCGAATTCTGATCGACGCCGTTAATGCAACTGGTGACATTCCCGGAGCTGGAAAACGGGTCATCAAGGTGGGCGTCCCTCTTCCAGACCGTGGAGCCGAAACGATCCTGGAGAGTTGA
- a CDS encoding MraY family glycosyltransferase: MQPATIYVLIAATALVLAVAATPVVRWVAWRFGFVDQPSFRKVHSAPIPRLGGVAIYLGFIIALLVLQTRFRINEAIGILIGATLVSIIGGIDDRNPVKPFQKLAVQALAAGILIFSGVRIGIFQQEWLNITVTMLWVLGITNALNFLDNMDGLSAGIATIAAAFFLILASLSDQYLVGAMSAALLGACIGFLIYNFNPASIFMGDSGSLFIGFILAALAIKLRFPDNTHFVTWMVPVLVLALPIFDMTMVIISRLRRGKNPLTTPGKDHISHRLARLSGSRREAVLICYLIAGACGMVAIFITTASIPLGYAVGLGMAVLGIIAIWWFEEKVGYD; this comes from the coding sequence ATGCAACCTGCCACGATCTACGTATTAATCGCAGCCACCGCACTGGTGCTCGCCGTCGCCGCAACGCCCGTCGTCCGGTGGGTAGCCTGGCGCTTCGGCTTTGTCGACCAACCCAGTTTTCGTAAGGTCCACAGCGCGCCCATCCCGCGATTGGGTGGTGTGGCGATCTACCTGGGATTCATCATAGCTCTCCTTGTACTGCAGACTCGCTTTCGTATCAACGAGGCCATCGGCATTTTGATTGGCGCTACCCTGGTCTCGATTATTGGCGGAATCGATGACCGAAATCCGGTGAAGCCCTTTCAGAAGCTGGCTGTTCAGGCACTCGCTGCCGGCATCCTGATCTTTAGCGGCGTGCGAATCGGCATCTTTCAGCAGGAATGGTTGAACATCACGGTGACGATGCTATGGGTCCTTGGGATCACCAACGCTCTGAATTTCCTGGATAACATGGATGGTCTGTCGGCAGGGATTGCCACGATAGCAGCTGCCTTTTTCCTGATCCTGGCCTCCCTTAGTGATCAGTATCTGGTCGGTGCCATGTCCGCCGCGCTGCTGGGGGCATGCATCGGTTTCCTCATCTACAACTTCAATCCGGCAAGCATCTTTATGGGTGACAGTGGTTCCCTCTTTATCGGTTTTATACTGGCCGCCCTGGCGATTAAACTGCGATTTCCCGACAACACCCACTTCGTCACATGGATGGTACCGGTCCTGGTGCTGGCCCTTCCTATTTTTGATATGACCATGGTCATTATCTCCCGCCTGCGCCGCGGCAAGAACCCGCTGACAACACCGGGAAAGGACCACATCTCCCATCGCCTGGCCCGTCTAAGCGGTTCAAGACGGGAAGCGGTGCTGATCTGTTATCTGATTGCAGGTGCGTGTGGTATGGTGGCGATTTTCATTACCACCGCCAGTATTCCCCTGGGTTACGCCGTTGGCCTTGGCATGGCGGTACTGGGTATCATCGCCATTTGGTGGTTTGAAGAGAAGGTCGGTTACGACTGA
- a CDS encoding tetratricopeptide repeat protein, with product MDSKLSRLSEAIIEAGWLAALIIVPLFFNVHSSRVFEPDKISLLRSIALIMAIAWIVKLVDGGLRKSPGEEGNADNEPEPSLWQRIRQTPLVLPTLILVAVYLLSTILSLEPRISWGGSYQRLQGTYTTLSYIVIFFLMLGHLRQREQWHRIIFAIILTSLPIAIYGILQRAGLDPLPWGGNVQRRIAANMGNAIFVAAYLLMAFFLTLQRFLIHFARLMSDEGSKKGFADAILAGSYLFIVAIQLLAIFYSQSRGPFLALGAGLFVFGTVGLLGLRAWAARNPRLGNSLRTVAQWLWVPWIGIAVAGIAFLVIFNLPNTPLEGLRANPYIGRLGTALDFEARTAKVRTLIWQGATELIQPHEPIEYPATGGQIDVTTMTPDRVNGLRSLVGYGPESMWMAFNRFYPPDLAHYEARNASPDRSHNETFDALVTTGLVGFLAYMTLFMSVFYYSLKWLGLIRNRSQFWLFIAISIAGAGIGALVPYLTQGDWILSGLTLPIGLIAGIVLFYIPLAAVWNEIRDQPMKLGLREFLILTAFTTIIAHFTEIHFGIAIASTRTYFWVWSATLVVVGMNWLPLGIPATATSTKPALSTPAPSGKPGRSRSRRRRRSTPQTALTPARSSGSQTTGAWGEVIIYAVLAGIILFTLAYDFTISPNVAHLRETSPFALFWHSFTSRVVGEQRVTSAAALWMVIFTWFVGMALALFSIARDATERLTARWLGKAALIFSAISIGIFLVMGLIHASRLASDVLRQQPGSGITLNELVNRVSSHIFTFYLLIFVLILLLGVVIWRRRPGSGQWLGQGSWFGPIAGVGLSALALFLIVSVNINLVRADIIYKQGQAYDSAGLYEEAIFLYDKAIQQQPTEDYYYLFLGRAQLERARQASEAERENFIGDAYQSLLKAQNLNPLNTDHTANLGRLFLAWAQMSSADRRQELIERSLNYYQVATDLSPNAAHLHNEYGSAYQVAGDDDKALEQYLVSLELDQEYPDTFQRLGDFFRLKNEEDQAIQYYEQGLEIDPDNVHINSNLGFLYAQRGNLANAIERNEMVLQARPNDLASARNLAILYQQTGDLERALDFAKAALQLTQDENDRASLLALIQQLEKKPGN from the coding sequence ATGGATTCCAAACTTTCTCGCCTTTCTGAAGCGATCATCGAAGCCGGCTGGCTGGCGGCACTTATCATCGTGCCACTCTTTTTTAATGTCCATTCCAGCCGGGTCTTTGAGCCCGACAAAATCAGCCTCTTGCGATCCATTGCCCTCATCATGGCAATCGCCTGGATCGTCAAGCTGGTCGATGGCGGATTGCGAAAAAGTCCCGGGGAGGAGGGCAATGCGGACAATGAGCCCGAACCATCTCTTTGGCAGCGTATTCGCCAGACTCCTCTGGTCCTTCCTACCCTGATTCTGGTCGCGGTTTATCTGCTCAGCACCATCCTTTCCCTTGAACCGAGGATCAGCTGGGGAGGCTCATACCAAAGACTACAGGGCACCTATACGACCCTGTCCTACATCGTCATCTTCTTCCTGATGCTGGGACATCTACGCCAGCGGGAACAGTGGCATCGTATCATTTTCGCCATCATATTGACCAGCCTTCCAATTGCCATTTATGGGATCCTGCAAAGGGCAGGCTTGGATCCACTTCCCTGGGGTGGAAATGTCCAGCGGCGAATCGCCGCCAATATGGGCAATGCGATTTTTGTTGCGGCCTATCTATTGATGGCCTTTTTTTTGACGCTCCAGCGATTCCTGATCCACTTTGCCCGACTTATGAGCGACGAGGGATCAAAAAAAGGGTTTGCCGACGCAATCCTTGCAGGTAGCTATCTCTTCATTGTTGCCATTCAACTATTGGCCATCTTTTACTCCCAGAGCCGCGGCCCCTTCCTGGCACTTGGTGCGGGGCTGTTTGTCTTTGGCACGGTTGGCCTGCTGGGCCTTCGGGCATGGGCCGCCAGGAACCCGCGGCTGGGGAATAGCCTCCGTACTGTGGCTCAGTGGTTGTGGGTACCATGGATTGGAATCGCCGTCGCGGGAATCGCTTTTCTGGTCATTTTCAATCTACCCAATACGCCATTGGAAGGGCTGCGGGCAAACCCCTATATCGGCCGGTTGGGGACTGCTCTGGACTTTGAGGCGCGCACCGCCAAAGTACGCACCTTGATCTGGCAAGGCGCCACCGAGTTGATCCAGCCCCACGAACCCATTGAGTATCCAGCCACCGGAGGCCAGATCGATGTGACAACCATGACACCTGATCGGGTGAATGGCCTTCGCTCACTGGTGGGTTACGGACCAGAGTCCATGTGGATGGCCTTCAACCGCTTCTATCCACCCGATTTGGCCCACTATGAAGCGCGCAATGCCTCGCCTGATCGATCACACAATGAGACATTCGATGCCCTGGTCACGACTGGGCTGGTGGGATTCCTGGCCTACATGACCCTTTTCATGAGCGTCTTCTATTATTCGTTGAAATGGCTGGGCTTGATACGCAACAGATCCCAATTCTGGCTGTTTATCGCCATCTCGATCGCAGGTGCGGGGATCGGTGCCCTGGTACCCTACTTGACACAGGGGGACTGGATCCTGTCGGGGCTGACCCTGCCCATCGGCTTGATCGCCGGCATTGTGCTCTTCTATATCCCGCTGGCCGCTGTCTGGAATGAGATCAGAGATCAGCCAATGAAGCTGGGGCTTCGCGAGTTCCTGATTCTCACAGCTTTTACCACCATCATCGCCCACTTCACCGAAATCCACTTTGGAATCGCCATTGCCTCGACCCGTACTTACTTTTGGGTCTGGAGTGCGACTTTGGTGGTAGTAGGCATGAACTGGCTTCCCCTGGGTATTCCCGCGACGGCGACCAGCACGAAACCGGCCCTCTCAACCCCGGCGCCATCGGGCAAACCTGGTCGAAGCCGCAGCAGGCGTCGTCGCCGATCCACCCCGCAGACGGCGCTAACGCCGGCCAGGAGTTCCGGATCTCAGACAACTGGTGCCTGGGGCGAAGTGATCATCTACGCCGTCCTGGCGGGAATCATCCTCTTTACGCTGGCCTACGATTTTACGATAAGCCCCAATGTCGCCCACCTGCGCGAGACCAGTCCATTCGCCCTGTTCTGGCATTCCTTCACCAGCCGCGTGGTCGGTGAACAGCGGGTGACAAGCGCGGCCGCTCTCTGGATGGTGATCTTTACCTGGTTCGTCGGAATGGCGCTGGCCCTGTTCAGTATCGCACGAGACGCAACAGAGCGATTAACCGCCCGTTGGCTCGGCAAGGCTGCACTGATCTTCTCGGCAATCAGTATCGGGATATTTCTGGTCATGGGACTCATCCATGCCAGCAGGCTGGCCAGTGACGTTCTCAGACAACAGCCTGGCAGCGGCATTACGCTGAATGAATTGGTCAACAGAGTGTCCAGCCATATTTTCACCTTCTACCTGCTCATCTTCGTACTCATTCTCCTGCTGGGTGTGGTCATCTGGCGCAGGCGGCCCGGTTCCGGCCAATGGTTGGGGCAGGGTTCCTGGTTTGGCCCGATCGCGGGCGTTGGTCTGTCTGCGCTGGCCCTGTTTCTGATTGTTTCCGTCAACATCAACCTTGTCCGTGCAGATATTATCTACAAACAGGGCCAGGCTTACGATTCCGCCGGGCTATACGAAGAAGCCATTTTCCTATACGACAAAGCCATCCAACAGCAGCCGACGGAGGACTACTACTATCTCTTCCTCGGTCGAGCGCAGTTGGAGCGGGCACGGCAGGCAAGCGAGGCAGAACGAGAGAACTTTATTGGTGACGCGTACCAATCGTTGCTCAAGGCTCAGAACCTGAATCCCCTGAATACCGATCATACAGCCAACCTGGGACGCCTTTTCCTTGCATGGGCCCAGATGAGTTCAGCTGACAGGCGGCAGGAGTTGATCGAACGTTCGCTGAATTACTACCAGGTTGCTACCGATCTTAGTCCCAACGCCGCGCATCTGCACAATGAGTATGGTTCCGCCTATCAAGTAGCAGGTGATGACGACAAGGCATTGGAACAATATCTGGTTTCGCTGGAACTCGATCAGGAATATCCGGATACCTTCCAGCGCCTGGGGGATTTCTTCCGGCTGAAAAACGAGGAAGATCAGGCCATCCAGTACTACGAACAAGGCCTGGAGATCGATCCTGACAACGTCCATATCAACAGCAATCTGGGATTCCTCTACGCCCAACGGGGCAACCTGGCAAACGCTATTGAACGCAACGAGATGGTATTGCAGGCGCGCCCGAACGACCTGGCAAGCGCCCGCAACCTGGCAATTCTCTATCAACAGACCGGCGACCTGGAAAGGGCTCTGGATTTCGCGAAAGCAGCCTTGCAGCTCACCCAGGATGAAAATGACCGCGCCTCGTTGCTGGCGCTGATCCAGCAATTGGAGAAGAAACCGGGTAACTGA
- a CDS encoding Gfo/Idh/MocA family oxidoreductase, giving the protein MTIRFGLIGCGRVAPRHAQSLSQLPETEMRAVADIRQDRAERFAAEYNTESFVDYARLLDRSDIDAVSICVPSGLHARVALDALEAGKHVLVEKPIALNLADADRMIATARAHNRMLGVVLQNRYNSPMQQIRQLIDQDALGELYLGNACVRWYRPQSYYEDDWHGTWAMDGGALMNQSIHHIDALQWFMGPVQSVQAYTATLAHEMEAEDVGVAVLKFASGALGTVEGSTLTWPKNLEGSVAIFGGKGSVKIGGTALNRITLWKVAGQLEQEAEILTSQRVDPPSVYGYSHREVIREFAHALIAGRSPGTPGEEARKSLELVLAIYQSAGTGKEVFLKSGG; this is encoded by the coding sequence TTGACGATACGATTTGGCCTGATTGGGTGTGGGCGAGTTGCTCCCAGACATGCTCAGTCGCTCAGCCAATTACCTGAAACGGAAATGAGGGCAGTTGCCGATATTCGACAGGACCGAGCCGAGCGGTTTGCTGCCGAATACAACACCGAATCCTTCGTTGACTACGCTCGCCTGCTGGATCGGTCGGACATCGACGCAGTCAGCATCTGTGTACCCAGCGGCCTGCATGCCCGGGTGGCACTGGATGCTCTCGAAGCAGGTAAACACGTTTTGGTGGAGAAACCGATCGCCCTCAATCTGGCGGATGCCGACCGCATGATCGCAACAGCGCGCGCTCACAACCGGATGTTGGGAGTGGTCTTGCAGAACCGCTACAACTCCCCAATGCAGCAGATTCGCCAGCTGATCGACCAGGACGCGCTGGGAGAGCTCTATCTGGGAAACGCCTGTGTCCGCTGGTACCGGCCTCAATCATACTACGAGGATGACTGGCACGGCACCTGGGCCATGGACGGGGGCGCGTTGATGAATCAGAGCATCCATCATATCGACGCGCTCCAGTGGTTCATGGGTCCCGTGCAATCGGTGCAGGCCTACACGGCCACTTTGGCACACGAGATGGAAGCGGAAGATGTAGGGGTAGCGGTGTTGAAGTTCGCCAGCGGCGCCCTTGGAACCGTCGAGGGCTCTACCCTGACATGGCCCAAAAACCTGGAAGGGTCTGTGGCCATCTTTGGCGGGAAAGGCTCAGTCAAGATCGGAGGAACTGCCCTTAACCGCATCACGCTCTGGAAAGTCGCTGGCCAGCTGGAGCAGGAGGCGGAGATACTGACCAGCCAGCGGGTCGACCCGCCAAGCGTATATGGTTACAGTCACAGGGAGGTAATCAGGGAGTTTGCCCATGCGTTGATTGCAGGACGTTCTCCCGGCACACCTGGAGAAGAAGCACGCAAGTCGCTGGAACTTGTCCTCGCAATCTACCAATCGGCTGGTACCGGAAAAGAGGTGTTCCTCAAGAGTGGGGGCTAG
- a CDS encoding TIGR03087 family PEP-CTERM/XrtA system glycosyltransferase produces the protein MTSRLPYPPDRGDRLRAFNFIKQLSGQHEIVLLSFIADEEERDHQSALEAYCKEIQVIPLSAKLSTLGVAANLWRSEPLQALYYRSAAMKGLVNDTLASNPFDAAYIHLFRMAPYLADTPNLYRIVDLTDAISSEILRSLPYRSAISRFVYRVERPRIQRYERFVADSFEETWLISNHDRQLLAAGCPTANIQVIPNGVDLNRLHPIDIPREPSSLVFVGHMGVLHNVDAATYLANEILPGIQEQIPAAKLTIVGADPAPQVQALAANPSVTVTGFVDDLNGYLNRSAVFVAPLRFAAGVQNKVLEAMAAGRPVVTSSMVNGGLEAEAGRDLLVADDIETTVGHIVGLLNDPVARQTMGQAARQFVSQHFSWRHVLDRMDVIEATIMNQEKTP, from the coding sequence TTGACTTCAAGGTTACCTTATCCGCCCGATCGGGGCGACCGTCTGCGGGCCTTCAACTTCATCAAACAGTTGTCCGGGCAGCATGAAATTGTACTGCTTTCATTCATCGCCGACGAAGAGGAACGCGACCACCAATCTGCTCTGGAGGCCTACTGTAAAGAAATCCAGGTCATTCCACTGAGCGCAAAGCTATCAACCCTCGGGGTAGCTGCGAACCTCTGGCGTTCCGAACCCTTGCAGGCCCTCTATTATAGATCAGCAGCCATGAAGGGACTCGTGAACGATACGCTCGCCAGCAACCCTTTCGACGCGGCTTACATCCATCTCTTCAGGATGGCACCCTATCTGGCCGACACACCCAATCTCTACCGCATTGTCGATCTTACCGATGCGATCTCCAGTGAAATCCTGCGGTCGTTGCCCTACCGAAGCGCGATATCTCGTTTCGTGTACAGGGTAGAGCGCCCCCGCATCCAACGCTATGAACGTTTCGTTGCCGATTCCTTTGAAGAGACCTGGTTGATATCCAACCACGACCGCCAGTTACTGGCAGCAGGTTGTCCAACAGCCAATATCCAGGTCATCCCCAACGGGGTCGATTTGAACCGGCTGCATCCCATTGATATTCCCCGGGAACCCAGCAGTCTGGTTTTCGTCGGGCACATGGGCGTCTTGCACAACGTGGATGCGGCTACTTATCTCGCAAACGAAATCCTGCCCGGCATCCAGGAACAGATTCCAGCAGCCAAGCTTACTATCGTGGGTGCCGATCCCGCGCCTCAGGTACAGGCGTTGGCAGCGAACCCATCGGTGACCGTAACCGGTTTTGTCGACGATCTCAACGGCTACCTGAACCGGTCTGCAGTCTTTGTCGCACCATTGCGCTTTGCTGCCGGGGTGCAGAACAAGGTTCTGGAGGCCATGGCCGCGGGCCGTCCGGTCGTGACCAGCAGCATGGTGAACGGTGGCCTGGAAGCCGAAGCCGGGCGGGATCTATTGGTGGCCGACGATATCGAAACTACCGTGGGACATATCGTCGGCCTTCTCAACGATCCTGTGGCCCGGCAAACGATGGGCCAGGCCGCGCGCCAGTTTGTTTCCCAGCATTTCAGTTGGCGCCATGTCCTCGATCGCATGGATGTGATTGAAGCAACCATCATGAACCAGGAGAAAACCCCTTGA